Sequence from the Amycolatopsis sp. NBC_00345 genome:
CAGGTACAGGTCGAGCTGCCCGAGCCCGAGTGCGTCGGCGCTGCGGTCGAACGCCCGCAGCGCCCGATCCCGGCCGTGGTCGGTGTTCCACAGCTTGGTGGTGACGAAGAACTCCTCGCGCGGCACGCCGGAAGCCCTGACCGCGGCGCCCACTTCCGCCTCGTTGCCGTACAGCGTGGCGGTGTCGATGCTCCGGTAGCCGGCCTGGATCGCCGCGGCGACCACTTTCTCCGTCTGGGCCGCGTGGACCTGGTAGACGCCGAAGCCGAGCTGCGGCACGGTCACCGCGTTGTTCAGGGTGAGCAGGGGCGGCATGGCCATGGAGGCGGGTCCTCACTGCGGTTTCCTGGGCTGACCCTGCCGATCCTGCCACCCCGCGCCCGGGCCCACCATCGCACCGTCGCCATGCTCGAGCGCGGCGACGGTGCGCCGGCCTCGGTGCGGACGGATGGCCTTCCCTGCGGCTCGCGATAGCGCAGCAGCCCCTCTCCGCCGCATTCAGGCTCGGTTACGGGCTGTCACGGGCTGGGCCTCAGCCCACCGCGTGCTCGTGCAGGTACGCCGCCGTGGCCGGGTCCGCCGGGTAGAACGACTCGATCACCAGCTCGGCCACGGTCACGTCGAGCGGGGTGCCGAACGTCGCCACCGTGCTGAAGAACGTCAGCTCCGTGCCCTGGTGGAGGTAGCGCAGCGGGACGAAGATGTCGCCGGGGCCGGGCAGCTCGACCTCCGGCACCGGCTGGTCGCACGGGTAGCCGCGCAGCTCGGCCAGCAGCTCGGCGAGCCCGGCGTCGGCGGTCGCCTCGACCTGGCGGCGGAGGCGGCCGAGCAGGTGGGCGCGCCACTCCCCCAGGTTCAGCACGTTCGGCGCCATGCCGTCCGGGTGCAGGGTGACGCGCAGGACGTTCGACGGTGGCGCGAGCAGCTCCGGCGCGACGCCGTCGACGAGCAACTGCAGGCTTGCGTTGGCGTCGACCAGGTTCCAGGCCCGGTCGACGACGGCGGCCGGGTACGGTTCGTGCCCGGTGAGCAGCAGGCGCACCGCGTCCCGCACGGCCTTCAGCTCCGGCGCGGCGAGTTCGCTTTCGCCGTACGCCGGCGCGTACCCGGCGGCGAGCAGGAGCTGGTTGCGCTCCCGCAGCGGCACGTCGAGGTGCTCGCCGAGGCGCAGCACCATCTCGCGGCTCGGCCGGGAGCGGCCCGTCTCCACGAAGCTCAGGTGCCGGGTCGAGATGTCCGCGGAGATCGCCAGGTCGAGCTGGCTGATCCGCCGCCGGTCGCGCCATTCGCGCAGCAGCACGCCGACCGCGCTGCGCCGCGCGGGGGCCTTCACCGAAGTCGTCACCCCGAGGACGCTACGGCCCACGGGGAACC
This genomic interval carries:
- a CDS encoding helix-turn-helix domain-containing protein; the encoded protein is MTTSVKAPARRSAVGVLLREWRDRRRISQLDLAISADISTRHLSFVETGRSRPSREMVLRLGEHLDVPLRERNQLLLAAGYAPAYGESELAAPELKAVRDAVRLLLTGHEPYPAAVVDRAWNLVDANASLQLLVDGVAPELLAPPSNVLRVTLHPDGMAPNVLNLGEWRAHLLGRLRRQVEATADAGLAELLAELRGYPCDQPVPEVELPGPGDIFVPLRYLHQGTELTFFSTVATFGTPLDVTVAELVIESFYPADPATAAYLHEHAVG